One window of the Eucalyptus grandis isolate ANBG69807.140 chromosome 6, ASM1654582v1, whole genome shotgun sequence genome contains the following:
- the LOC104451304 gene encoding sodium/hydrogen exchanger 4 gives MTVAMTLRELAANLGTEHAQVVPITVFVAVLCLCLVVGHLLEENRWVNESITAILIGCLSGTIILVLSKGKNSHILTFNEELFFIYLLPPIIFNAGFQVKKKQFFQNFFTIMLFGVVGVFISTFIITVGSWWLFPRLNFIGLTARDYLVVGTIFSSTDTVCTLQVLHQDETPLLYSLVFGEGVVNDATSVVLFNAVQKLDVTRLDSKNALHIIGDFLYLFSTSTGLGVIAGLLTSFCLKMLYFGRHSSVREIALMVLMAYLSYMLAELLELSGILTVFFCGILMSHYAWHNVTESSRITTRHVFAMMSFVAETFIFLYVGMDALDIEKWKMTKLSLGTSLGIYGTLLMLILVGRAAFVFPLSVFSNYMNRRAERSSMITLNHQVVIWWAGLMRGAVSIALAFKQFTYSGVTSDPVNATMVTNTIIVVLFSTLVFGFLTKPLIYCLLPHSTANGQQPREAKMPKEDMTVPMLSMEESAATNILRAKDSLSMLIERPVHTIHSYWRKFDDAYMRPIFGGPCRNNSVC, from the exons ATGACGGTGGCGATGACGTTGCGGGAGCTCGCCGCCAACCTCGGGACCGAGCACGCGCAGGTGGTGCCGATCACGGTGTTCGTCGCCGTCCTCTGCCTCTGCCTGGTCGTCGGCCACTTGCTCGAGGAGAACCGATGGGTGAACGAGTCCATCACCGCCATCTTGATC GGTTGTCTTAGCGGAACTATTATCTTGGTCCTGAGCAAGGGAAAAAATTCTCACATTCTGACGTTCAACGAAGAATTGTTCTTCATATATCTCCTTCCACCTATAATATTCAATGCTGG ATTTCAGGTCAAGAAGAAACagttcttccaaaatttcttcaccATAATGCTCTTTGGGGTGGTTGGCGTATTTATTTCAACCTTCATAATAACAGTTG GCAGCTGGTGGCTTTTCCCCAGGTTAAATTTCATTGGTCTGACAGCTCGAGACTACCTTG TGGTTGGGACAATATTTTCATCAACAGATACAGTGTGCACACTCCAG GTTCTCCATCAAGATGAGACTCCTCTGCTGTATAGCCTAGTCTTCGGAGAAGGAGTGGTGAATGATGCAACATCAGTGGTTCTTTTCAATGCAGTGCAGAAGCTCGATGTTACCAGACTTGACAGCAAGAATGCCCTTCATATAATTGGAGACTTTCTTTACTTATTTTCCACCAGTACTGGTTTAGGGGTTATT GCTGGACTTCTGACGTCATTTTGCCTCAAAATGTTATACTTCGGAAG ACATTCAAGTGTGAGGGAAATTGCATTGATGGTCCTGATGGCATATCTTTCTTACATGTTAGCTGAG cttttggaGTTAAGTGGGATTCTGACTGTTTTcttttgtggcattctcatgtCACACTATGCATGGCATAATGTGACTGAGAGCTCAAGAATTACGACCAG GCATGTGTTTGCAATGATGTCCTTTGTTGCTGAAACATTTATATTCCTCTATGTGGGAATGGATGCTCTTGACATCGAGAAGTGGAAGATGACAAAGTTGAG TTTAGGGACTTCACTAGGCATCTACGGTACCTTACTTATGCTTATATTGGTCGGCCGTGCTGCATTTGTGTTCCCTCTGTCAGTTTTTTCCAACTACATGAATAGACGTGCTGAGAGGTCATCAATGATTACCCTCAACCATCAG GTAGTAATTTGGTGGGCCGGACTGATGAGAGGGGCAGTTTCCATTGCTCTGGCTTTTAAACAG TTCACATATTCTGGAGTCACAAGTGATCCTGTCAATGCCACGATGGTTACTAACACCATAATCGTCGTCCTATTTAGTACATTG GTGTTTGGGTTTCTGACAAAGCCACTGATTTATTGTCTGCTACCGCATAGCACAGCCAACGGTCAGCAACCTCGAGAAGCAAAAATGCCGAAAGAGGATATGACCGTGCCAATGCTATCCATGGAAGAGTCTGCTGCCACCAACATCCTTCGTGCGAAGGACAGTTTGTCAATGTTGATAGAGAGGCCAGTGCACACTATACATTCCTACTGGAGGAAGTTCGATGATGCTTACATGAGACCTATATTCGGCGGGCCATGCCGCAACAACTCTGTGTGTTAG